The genomic interval CCCGCTCGGGGCGCCCGGCCCCCGCGTCCGCGGCGAGGGCGGCCTGCGCGGCGCCGCCCAGCCCGAACTCGCGCCCCAGGAGCCGGACCTGCGCGGCGCTGCCCCCGGGAGCCTCCGCGAGGAGGGTGAGGGTCTGGTCGGAGAGGGCTTTGCGCATCAGGCCGCGGGCGAGCAGGACCTGGGCCTGCAACTCGGCGGGGGTGCGGGCCAGGGCGCCCCGGGCGCGGCCCAGGGTGTCTTGCAGCCCGCCCGCGAGCTGGCGGTTACGCAGGGTGGGCGCGAGCTGAGCGTAGGCCGTGTCCGCGCGGTCGAGCTGGCCCAGGGCGCGCTCGGCGCTGGCGGGCCGCACCTGCGAGGCGGCGTCCAGGCTCTGTGCGAGGGTGCGGTAGGCCCCGAGGTCCTGGGCGCCCGCCGGGCCCGCCGCGAGGGCGGTGAGGAGGGCGAGGGTTCCGGCGACGTGGCGCAGGGAACGGGGCTGAGGGGAATGGGGTTGGGGGGAACGCGGTGGGCAACTGTTCACGGGGCCTCCCGGAGGTGCTGCAATTCGGCGAGCAGTCGCCCGACGTTGACCTGCGGCCCGGCCACGACCGCCACGCAGTGGCCGCCCAGGGGCCGCATACAGACCGTGCGCCCGCCGAGGTCGGCGGACATCAGCCGCAGGGCGCGTTTCTGGAAGAGCAGGGCGGTCGCCGCGATCACGCCCCCCAGGTTCGCCGCGCCGGAGAGCGAGCGCTCGCGCAGCACCTCGCCCGTCGAGCGGCACACGAGCACCCCCTGCACCCCCGCCATCCGGGCGAGGTGCGTGATCAGGGCGTCCTGGTCGGCGGGGTCGTCCAGCGCGTACGTCCGACCGCCGGGGGGCGTGGTGTAGTCGGGGTCGTCGAACTCGAAGTCGTCGGCGCTCAGGGAGGGGCCGTCGTCCCAGCGGGTGGGGTCGGCCACCGTGAGCGTCGGCTCGTCCCAGGCGGCGGCGACCGGGGCCCCCTCGGGGGCGGCGGGGGCGGGCGCGCCCTGCCGGGCGAGCTGCTGGGCGAGGGCCCCGAGTTCGGCGCGGGCCTGCGCGGCGGGCAGCACGCCGGAGAGCCTGCCCAGCAGCGGGCCTTCGAGCACGCGCCGCATGTCCCGGGCGCTGACCCCCTCGGGGGCGAGCCCCTGCTCGCGCAGCGCCGCCCGCAGCATCGTCTCGGCGGCCCGCTCGGACACGATGCCGGACAGGGTGCGCACAGTCAGGTTGTACACGGCATTCGTCATGGCAGACCTGAACGGAGTGTAGGGACCACCCGCTTACACTTTTCTCTCACCGCCCCGGGACCTGTCCCGGGGCCTGACATTGCCCCCATGCCGCCGACCGACTACCGCGTCCGGGCCGAGGTGGACCCCGCCGCCCTGGGCCGCCTGCGGGGGGCCGCGTGGGGAGAACCGGGCGACGGGAGGGGGTGGCCCGCCGTCCTCGCCCGCAGCCTGACCTGGGTGACGGCGCACGAGGGCGGGAGGCTCGTCGGCTTCGTGAACGTCGCCTGGGATGGGGGCGTCCACGCCTTTCTCCTCGACACGACCGTTCACCCGGACGCGCGGCGGCGCGGCGTCGGCACGCGGTTCGTGAGGACGGCGGCGGACGCGGCGCGGGCGGGCGGGGCGCACTGGCTCCACGTGGACTTCGGGCCCCACCTGGCGGCCTTTTACGCGGGCTGCGGCTTCTCTCCCACGGCGGCGGGGCTCTTGCGGCTGCGGTGACGTGTCCCGGCCCCGCCCGCCTATCATCGCTGCCATGACCTCTTCCCCCTCCACCCCGCCCGTGGGCAACCGGCACGGCGGGCCGCGCGACAAGGGCCGCGAGGTGCAGGCGATGTTCGCCTCCATCGCCCCCCGCTACGACCTCCTCAACCGCGTGCTCAGCCTCGGCGTGGACCGCGGCTGGCGGCGTGAGGCGGCCCGCGAGGCGCTCGGCCTGAGCCCTCGGCGCCTCCTCGACGTGGCGACGGGGACGGCGGACTTCGCCCTCGAACTCAAGGTGCGGGCACCGGAGGCCGAGGTCGTCGGGAGCGACTTCGTGCCGCAGATGCTGGAGATCGGGCGCGCGAAGGCACGGGCGCGGGGGCTCACGATCGGGCTGGAGGAGGGCGACGCCCTGAACCTCCCCTACCCGGACGGCAGCTTCGACGCGGTGACCTGCGCCTTCGGCTTCCGCAACTTCGCCGACTACGGGCAAGGCCTCGCCGAGATGTGGCGGGTCCTCGCCCCGGGGGGCCGCCTCGTCCTGCTGGAATTCCCGCCGCCCCGCCCCGGCCTCTTCGGCTCGGCCTTCCGCGTCTATTTTCGCCACGTCCTGCCGCGCGTCGGGGCGCTGATCAGCGGCAACGCGGGCGCGTACACCTACCTCCCCGAGAGTGTGCTCGCCTTCCCCGACCCCGAACGGCTGGCGGGGCTGATGCACGCCACGGGCTTCCGCACCCGTTACCGCCTGCTGACCTTCGGCATCGCGGCCATCCACGTCGGGGACAAGGGCTGACCCGGGGGTGGGAGGGAGTTCCTCCCCGCCATTCGGGTTGCCGCGAAGTCCGGGTTTTAGACGCCCGCGCCTGTGCGACCGCACCGCCCCTTGTGTTTTACAGAATTACAAAATATTGTAAGACATGCGCAAGCTCCCTCTGCTGGCCCTGGTCCTCCTCCCCGGGTGTGCCCGCGC from Deinococcus planocerae carries:
- a CDS encoding roadblock/LC7 domain-containing protein; translated protein: MTNAVYNLTVRTLSGIVSERAAETMLRAALREQGLAPEGVSARDMRRVLEGPLLGRLSGVLPAAQARAELGALAQQLARQGAPAPAAPEGAPVAAAWDEPTLTVADPTRWDDGPSLSADDFEFDDPDYTTPPGGRTYALDDPADQDALITHLARMAGVQGVLVCRSTGEVLRERSLSGAANLGGVIAATALLFQKRALRLMSADLGGRTVCMRPLGGHCVAVVAGPQVNVGRLLAELQHLREAP
- a CDS encoding GNAT family N-acetyltransferase — encoded protein: MPPTDYRVRAEVDPAALGRLRGAAWGEPGDGRGWPAVLARSLTWVTAHEGGRLVGFVNVAWDGGVHAFLLDTTVHPDARRRGVGTRFVRTAADAARAGGAHWLHVDFGPHLAAFYAGCGFSPTAAGLLRLR
- the ubiE gene encoding bifunctional demethylmenaquinone methyltransferase/2-methoxy-6-polyprenyl-1,4-benzoquinol methylase UbiE, producing the protein MTSSPSTPPVGNRHGGPRDKGREVQAMFASIAPRYDLLNRVLSLGVDRGWRREAAREALGLSPRRLLDVATGTADFALELKVRAPEAEVVGSDFVPQMLEIGRAKARARGLTIGLEEGDALNLPYPDGSFDAVTCAFGFRNFADYGQGLAEMWRVLAPGGRLVLLEFPPPRPGLFGSAFRVYFRHVLPRVGALISGNAGAYTYLPESVLAFPDPERLAGLMHATGFRTRYRLLTFGIAAIHVGDKG